In Eubalaena glacialis isolate mEubGla1 chromosome 4, mEubGla1.1.hap2.+ XY, whole genome shotgun sequence, the genomic window AgtgtgtgtgcgagtgtgtgtgtgcgcgggGGTGCGGGCAAGGCGGAGGGTGAGTGTGTGCGCGCGCCGTGGCCCATGCCCGCCGCCCCCGGCGCTGCGCCCCGCGCCGCTACCGGCTGCCGCCTGTGCCATTTCTGATTTTGCAACTtggtgaagaagaaaaaagcGAGAGAAGGGAGCTTGCtcgctgggggggggggtggggagggggggaaggagagCGTGGCCCCCCCAGGATCGGAGCGCGGGGGGAGCGGGCGAGGGGAGCAGGGGTGTTGGGGGGGGAGCCTGAGAGCCTGGGGGGGctgcaaaaagagagaaagaaaacagcaggAACCACAACAAAACGCCAGCCGGGCGGGCGGGCGCGCAGCAGCAGCGGGGCGGCCGAGGCAgtagcggcggcagcggcggcggcggcggcggaggcagCGGCTGGTGCCCGGCTCGGGCTCGGCTCCCGCGACCCCGGGGCGCCGGGCgggccccccgccccctccccctccccccttccccttccccttcccctcccagcgCGCCCGCGCGCCCCGCGGCCCTCGGCGAGCAGCTCGGCTCCCCCCAGCGCTCCCCGGGCCCAAAGATATGGCAATGGTAGTTAGCAGCTGGCGAGATCCGCAGGACGACGTGGCCGGGGGCAACCCCGGCGGCCCCAACCCCGCAGCGCAGGCggcccgcggcggcggcggcgccggcgagcagcagcagcaggcggGCTCGGGCGCGCCGCACACGCCGCAGACCCCGGGCCAGCCCGGAGCGCCCGCCACCCCCGGCACGGCAGGGGACAAGGGCCAGGGCCCGCCCGGCTCGGGCCAGAGCCAGCAGCACATCGAGTGCGTGGTGTGCGGGGACAAGTCGAGCGGCAAGCACTACGGCCAGTTCACCTGCGAGGGCTGCAAAAGTTTCTTCAAGAGGAGCGTCCGCAGGAACTTAACTTACACATGCCGTGCCAACAGGAACTGTCCCATCGACCAGCACCACCGCAACCAGTGCCAATACTGCCGCCTCAAGAAGTGCCTCAAAGTGGGCATGAGGCGGGAAGGTGAATATTTATTCTGTGCTTCTTTCCCTGAGCTTCGCCCGCCTCCCcggccctctttctttctctctcgcgGGGGTGGCCGCTGTATGGGGCTGGGGTTCCTGCGGTCCCGGCccgtcccagcttcccctgtcCCCGCTACCTTCCTCCCCCGGCGTctcccgccgcccccccccccaccagctcGCTGCCGCTGCCTCCCCCTCCTGGCCTGCGCTCCTCTCCCCggctcctccaccccaccctctgcCTGCTCAGGATTTTGTCCCTGGGATCGTGAGCTGTGGCTTAaaatcccctccctctgtctTGGATGTGCTCGGTGCGTGTCTCTTTCCCGCGTGTGCGTGAGGATGCTTGGGGCTGGGCTGGCATGAACTTGGGGAGGGGTGCTTATTTCCCCCGGAaaactctgtttctgtgttttttcATTCCACTTTCCCCTCCACCTCTTCATGCCCTTTATTTAAAATGGGGGAGGGCTGGAGACTGGAGTACTCTGAACCATAGATTCATTACTGCATCATCCTTTTGGAAGCTTAGCTTGGAAAAAGAGGAGTGAGATTTATTGCACTTGTAGGTCTAATTAGGGGGGAAGGGGGGCTTCTGGCCTGTTCACTGGTTCCCTCTCCTCTTCACCGAGCTGGGGCCGCCTCCTCCAGAGCTGTGGCCTTGTTTTCACCCCTCTACTTTCAAAGGAAAGTTTGTGACTGAACCGTGCTTTCAtagttgtgtcattttttttttaaagcatgataCTCGTTTTATTTCTTCATCAAACTCCACCCTCTGCTTAAATACTGCATACAAATTACAATTTACAGCGGCATTTACCGATCCTTCTGACTTGGCTATAATGCATAGACTGCAGCTGGCATGAGCTTCCACATCATTTAATCCCTGTGTTGTATGGCTTTGGTTTCTTTTAACACAACTTTTGATGTTGTATTTAGATATGCTTCATGTTCATGTGGCAAGAGATGCAGCACTTTTCTTATAAATATATCTAGCCATTTACAATTAAAGTTTATCTCCTGACAATCATTAAAGATGTCTTATAGTCAAATTAGTGAACCAGTCAATTTTGTAGAATGCAGATTACTCCTTCTTGTAATTgactttaaaattgtattttatatgccacaagaaaagaaattgaattccTTCAGATCTCAAGGAGCAGGCAAATATGACGACTTCATTTCTAGCTCCAGGGAGATTTTACAggcatctgaaaaacaaaaaacaaaacaaaacaaaaaaactttgaaTTGTACTCtcatttaattgaaaaataactGCCAAGTTCAaaactataattagaaaaaagTATTGTAGCCATTATGTTTCAAGAGCTTAAATTGCATTGAGGCTTGCATTAAAATTAGAATCAATGCAAACTTAAGAAAATAGTGTATAACCTGAAGTAAGATAGCTACGTGTACATGGACATATCTATATTAATTTGCTGGGGGGAGAGTTCAGTAGCCCTAACTTTTCCTAAAGTTGTCTTTGTTTACATGGCAATTTAAAACGCTGGCACTGTTGAAGTAAaacatacacattaaaaaaaaaaaaaaaaaaactttggtcaGCTTTAAGAACTCAAAGCATGCTTACGTTTTGCATTCAGATGGTTAATGAATCCAGTGTTTTTGCAGTTGCAAGCTCGTGCATTCACTGGGCAAAAGCTGGCTGCAGGTTGCAGTGGCACCGCGCAGGACAGACATTAAttatattttccacttttttcaaTAATGTTTGGCTACTGTAAGTTCaacttttttcttgattttttttcaattttttgttgcttttaacaGTGAGAACCTTGTGTGGGGCGATGGGGAGGAGGGGATAGGGGAGGGGTGTAGGATACTTGTTTTCTCTTCAAAAGTTGTAAGTGGTTAGTAGGGTATGTAACTTGTATCTATGTTAAGGATAATTCCGTAGCATTTTTAGAGAATATGGAAACATTTTGAGCAAAACCAGCTTGCTTGCAAATGAAGAGGCAGCTAGGCATTTGCCTAGAACCACAACCTTTCTCTGGTTtcgcctgtttttgtttttgttttaccctgatttggttccttctggaggggTGAGTGGGATTTCATTAATCTGCGTGTGACTTGCTGGTGGTCGAGGGGCTGGGTGGCATTTTCTTGGCCATACCGGGCTGGGGGCCCGTAAGTCAGGCCTAGTtctggcagggctggggtggcCAGGGGCGCAGGAGACGGCTGGGCATACCGAGCCGCGGAGCTGGAGGGCTTCACCCCAGATTGCCTCCGGGTGTGGGCTGTGAGTGAGAGCGAGCGCCAAAGGAGATGCTCCGGGCGCTTGTGGCTGCGGGAAGAACCTCCGCATTGTGTCGGGTGCGCTGCGGCACGGGATGTTCGCAAGCCCCCTGGATGCACAttgcctcttttctctctttcttttcgtCAGCGGTTCAGCGAGGAAGAATGCCTCCAACTCAACCCAATCCAGGCCAGTACGCACTCACCAACGGGGACCCCCTCAACGGCCACTGCTACCTGTCCGGCTACATCTCGCTGCTGCTGCGCGCGGAGCCCTACCCCACGTCGCGCTACGGCAGCCAATGCATGCAGCCCAACAACATCATGGGCATCGAGAACATCTGCGAGCTGGCCGCGCGCCTGCTCTTCAGCGCCGTCGAGTGGGCCCGCAACATCCCCTTCTTCCCGGATCTGCAGATCACCGACCAGGTGTCCCTGCTACGCCTGACCTGGAGCGAGCTGTTCGTGCTCAACGCAGCCCAGTGCTCCATGCCGCTGCACGTGGCGCCGCTGCTGGCCGCCGCCGGCCTGCACGCCTCGCCCATGTCCGCCGACCGCGTCGTGGCCTTCATGGACCACATCCGCATCTTCCAGGAGCAGGTGGAGAAGCTCAAGGCGTTGCACGTCGACTCGGCCGAGTACAGCTGCCTCAAAGCCATCGTGCTGTTCACGTCAGGTGAGGCTGCGGCCGCTGGGAGGGCAGGCCGCGCCGGGAGCGCCCGCAGGCCCCGCTCCGCTCGGGCCCGGCCTCCTGCG contains:
- the NR2F1 gene encoding COUP transcription factor 1; the encoded protein is MAMVVSSWRDPQDDVAGGNPGGPNPAAQAARGGGGAGEQQQQAGSGAPHTPQTPGQPGAPATPGTAGDKGQGPPGSGQSQQHIECVVCGDKSSGKHYGQFTCEGCKSFFKRSVRRNLTYTCRANRNCPIDQHHRNQCQYCRLKKCLKVGMRREAVQRGRMPPTQPNPGQYALTNGDPLNGHCYLSGYISLLLRAEPYPTSRYGSQCMQPNNIMGIENICELAARLLFSAVEWARNIPFFPDLQITDQVSLLRLTWSELFVLNAAQCSMPLHVAPLLAAAGLHASPMSADRVVAFMDHIRIFQEQVEKLKALHVDSAEYSCLKAIVLFTSDACGLSDAAHIESLQEKSQCALEEYVRSQYPNQPSRFGKLLLRLPSLRTVSSSVIEQLFFVRLVGKTPIETLIRDMLLSGSSFNWPYMSIQCS